CCGGACGCGATACGGGAGCTGTCGCGTACATCGAGTGCGGCCTGCGAATTGAGTCGCGCCTGATACGACAGCGCCAGCACGACGTTCTCGCGCATGGCGACTTCATCCTCGTCTTCGGGGATGTGATCGGCCAGCCACATCGCCATGTCGCCTTCGGCATGGGTCGTGCCGCCCCAGTAGCGCGCCGTCAGGATGGTATCGGCGTTGAGAAACCCGCGCACCCATTCGCGCGAACCGAAGCCCTTCAGATCGGACGCCGAGATGGAGTCCTTGGGCAGCGGGTTGCCCAGGCCATCGTGTCCATCGAAGCGATGACACGACGCGCAGTTGCGCGAGAAGATGCGCGGGCCCTGCGTGTAGGGGTCGTCGCGCATGAGCGTAAGCGCGCCCGTGATGGGCACGCCGGCATTGGCGAGTTCCACCGCCCGGGCCGCATCGCGCTTGGCGCCGGCCTTGGCCACCTGGTATTCGACATCGTTGCGGTCGGCCGCGACAGCCTGCCAGGTGAGCAGCGCCACACCCGCCAGCATCACGCCCATGAACCCGAGATTGAAGCGGTGACCGAGGCGCCACTTGCCGATGATGGGCATCGCGGCGAGCGCGAGCAGGCACAACGTGGGCAGCACGATCGCGCCGATGACTTCCGCCTCGCCGGGGAAGTACTTGAGCAGTTGGAACAGGAACAGGAAGTACCACTCCGGCCGGGCCGCGGAGAACTGCTCCGACGGATCGGCCGGCGCACCGAGCGGTGCACCGTGTTCACGCACCACGAAGAACAGCACCACCAGCAGGACGGCGAGGCAGGCCACCACGTCCTTCAGGATCTGCTCGGGCCAGAAGCCCTCGTCGGGGCCCTTGAGCGGCTGCTTGGGCGTGATGCCGTGGCGCCGGAACAGATACACGTGACCCACGATGAACAGAATGATGACACCGGGGATCACGCCGGCATGCAGCGCGAGGAATCGTGAGAGCGTCTGGTGTCCGTAGTTCGCCCCACCCACCACCACCGTCTGCAACGGCGCACCGATCCCGGGACTCAATCCCACGATGTTGGTGGACACGGCCGTCGACCAATATCCGTTCTGATCCCACGGCAGCAGATATCCCGTGAGCGACAGCGCCAGAATGAGCAGCAGGAGCACCACGCCGAACCAGTAGTTCACCTCGCGCGGGGCTTTGTATGCGCCGTCGATGATGACCTGCATGAGATGCAGCACCAGCAGCACCGTCATGGCCTGCGCCACGAAATGGTGAATGCCGCGCAGGAACCAGCCGCCCCACATCTGGTGCTGGATGAAGTACACGCTCTCCCACGCCGACTGCGTACTCGGGCTGTAGGACATCCACAGGAACGTGCCCGTGATGACCTGCACCACGAAGAAGAAGCTCAGCGTGCTGCCCCACACGTAGCGCCACCGCGCGCCACCGGGAACGTTCTCGAACAGCACCTCGTGCAGCAGGCCTTTGTAGCCGGTGCGCTGGTCGAGCCATTCCTGTGCTTTGTCGAGTGCCGAGTCGCCGCCGGCCGGTCCGTCCTTGCGTTCGGAGGCCATCAGACGGGGATCTTGTCGGGGGAGCCTTTGCGGAAGTTCTGGAACTTCACCCAGACCTCGCCGTCCCGCACTTCGGCCGTCAGTTCATCCATGGCCCGGGGACTGGGGCTCTTGGGATCGGCGATGCTGCCGTCGACGGCGAAGGCGCTCTTGTGACAGGGGCAGAAATAGCCCTGCGTGCTGGCGCGATAGCCCACCGAGCAGCCCAGATGCGGACAGACGGAGTTGAGCACGCGGACGGTGTTCTCTCCCGTCTTCTGGACGTAAACCGAGCCCACCGGCACGTTCTCGGTCTTGTTCCAGGCGTCCACCAGGGTGTCGAGCACGGGGAACTTGCGCGGTTCGCCATTCTCGGGAAGCGAGGCCAGCGACGCCACGCGCACCATGCCGCGGGTGTCCGACTTGCGACGCAGGGGATCGAGGAAGGTCAGCAGGCCCGCAACGGGCGCCACCACCGAAATGAGGCCACCGACGACGATCGCCGCGGCCTTGGTGACGAAGTTGCGCCGGTCGGGCGCCTGGTGGTTCTCGGTCATGTCGGCGTGATGATCCGGGAAAACTCCGGCCCCTCAGGAGGGAAGAGGGTCGGGATGAAAAATGACAAAGACGGGACGATCCGTGTCGGCATCGTCCTGAGAAACTGATGGGAAACTGACAGGACGCTGACGGGAAGAGAACAGACCGTTCAGCCTCTCCCAGTCGGGATAGTACGCAAAATACGCAAGGATTGCTGGCGGGCGTGTACGCGGAACCTGTCGCGTTCAGGCAGGTACATCAGCGGGCATCTCCACTGGCAGCGCAGTGGCACGCCCAGTGGCAGACCAGCGAACGGATCGCCTCGTACGTACTTCTCGCCATAGAAACGCACCCGCGGCGATCCCGGGTGCCCGGGATCTCCTTCTTCTTTCGGACTGACTCACACCATGCAACTTCGAGTTCGGCAGCTCGGTGCACTCTGCGTCCTGGCCCTCGCATTGACGCAGGCCGCCTTCCGCTTCCAGGACGATGAAAAGACACCGCTCGGCAAGAAGATGTCGGCCATCAACACGGCCTTCAAGGCCGTGGGGCGGCAGATCGAGGATCCCGCGCAGAACGCCAGCACCCTGAAGCAGCTCGATATCATCGAGAAGAACGCCAAGGAGTCGCTGACGCTCGAGCCGGAGAAGAAGGGACAGATCCCGGCTGCGCAGCAGGCGAAGTTCGTGGCCGACTACAAGGCCGGCATGCAGACGTTCATCGAGACCGTGGGCAAGCTGCGGACCGCGGTGAAGGCCGGCAACAATGCCGAGGCGGTGAAGATCATCGACTCGATGAAGGACCAGCAGCGCGAGAGCCACAAGGAATTCCGTATTCGCAAGGCGGGCGCGCCGCCGGGACTCTGAGCCTCGGCGCCTGAACGGGCGACGGCGTCGCCCGGCACACCCCGCACCGGTTCGTCCGGTGCGGGGTGTCGTGTTTCACACGGGAAGAACCGCGAGTTGGAGTCGCTGTCGCTCGAGTTCACGGAGCAGGGGAGCATGCAGGCGCCGGTCCCCCGTATCGGATGCCTCGGAAAAAAGACCGGTCGATACGGGTCGTCCATTGTCCCAGCCCGGATAGTGCGTGAGCGGATAGAGGCAGACGCCCTCCACCGACACGCCCCGCGCCATCGCTTCCTGCACCTCGTCGCTGACGTAGTGCAGCCATGCCGGACGCGCCGACCCTTCCGCCCCGGTTTCCGCGATCCACACGGGTCGGTCGTATCGGGCGGACGTTTCCATGAGCATGTCGGCCAGGGGACGATAGGCATGATGCCCCAACGGCACGGTGGGACCGTCGAAATACCATTGATTGTGCGGGTAATAATTGAGCCCGATGACATCCACCATGTCCGGAGTGCCGCCCATCTCCGGTTCCTGCCGGCCGGTCAGCAGGTCGTACACTTCGTATTGGGCCAGTCGGTACGATTCGGCACGTTGTCGCTCGTCCGGGGCATCGTTCCGGGGCGCCACATGAATGAGCGGCTCAGACCAGACCACGCGGCATTCATGATCCACATCACGCATCGCGTGCACCGCCGCCAGCCCCGCACGCACCAGTTGTCGTTTGGCGAATGCCGCGGTGATCTCCCGAGGCATCGGGAAATAGCCCACCCCCACGGCCCAGGCAAAGAAGGAAATCTCGTTCACCGGACAGACGAGTGCCGGCTTTCCCGTCACCTCGCGATGCAGCCGGATGGCCGCTGCGGCGAAGCGGGCAAACGCATCCACATACATCGGACTCCCGAAGTCGGCATGATCCGGCGCACCATAGTGGTGCAATGTCCAGATGATCCGGACACCCGCCTGCTCGGCCGCTTCGAGCATCGGAATCCAGCTCGACCAGTCGTAGTGCCCGGCACGCTGTGCGATCAGGTGCCACCGCACCCCATCGCGCAGTGTGGAGAGACCCAGCCTGGCGCAATGCTCATAGTCCCGCAACGCCCACCGGTCGTGCGCGGTCGCCCGAATCATGTCGAGACGCACCCCGTCGTTCCGTCTGTGTGATGCGGACTCGAAACCACCCAGAAAGAACTCCGTGGGAATGGTCGGCATCGTGCGGTTTTCAGATGGCGATGGAGCGTCGGATATCCTCCGGTATCCGTATGCCCTGTCTGATTCCCATACGCTTGAACGTGGCCAGTGCCTGGCCGATGACCTGATCCATGTTGTAGTAGCGATACGTCGCGAGCCGGCCGACGAACGTGACATCCGGCGTGTGTTCGGCCAGCTCCCGGTAACGCCGATAACACGCCTGCGCGGCGGCGGTGGGCATGGGATAGTAGGGCTCACCGCTGTCGCTGGGAAACTCGTACGTGATGCTGGTCCGGTGACTGCGCTGCCCCGTCAGGTGCTTGTATTCGGTGATGCGGGTGTAGGGCACCGCGGGATCAGGATAGTTGACGACGCCGACGGGTTGGAACGTCCCGCAGTGCAGTGTCTGATGATCGAATCGCAGACTGCGATACGGCAGCCGGCCGAACCGGTGGTCGAAGTACTCGTCGATCGGGCCGGTGAAGATGACGTGGCTCGCGGACACCAGTTCCTTCACGTCCGCCCACTCCACACCCAGTGCGAGGTCGATATGAGGATGATCCAGCATCGCGTTGAACAGCGCGGTGTATCCGTTGGCCGGCATCAGCTGATGCTTGTCGGTGAAGTACCGGTCATCACAGTCCGTTCGCGTGGGAATGCGTGCCGTGACCGCTTTGTCGAGTCGACTCGGGTCCACTCCCCATTGTTTCCGGGTATACCCCTGGTAGAACAACTCGTAGAGTTCACGGCCCACCGCGGCAATCACCATATCCTCGGCGTTTTCGATCGGTCCGTCGCATCGTGCCTGTGCGGAGAACCATGCGGCCGCCTCGGCATCGCTGTCGAGCGCGAGATCGTACAGTCGGTTCAGCGTCGTGCGGTTGATGGGAAACGGCACCAGCGTGTCGCGGACGGATGCGAGGACGCGGTGCTCGTAGGCGCGCCAGGCCGTGAACTGCGAGAGGTACGTGACGATGTCGTCGCTGTTCGTGTGAAAGATGTGCGGACCGTACTGATGGATCAGAATGCCCGCCTCGTCGCGTCGATCATAGGCATTCCCCGCGACATGTTCGCGCCGGTCGATCACGAGCACGTGAGCCCCGTGCTGGCTGGCGAGCCGTTCGGCCAGTACCGCGCCCGCGAAACCCGCGCCCACCACCACATAGTCGTAACGGTCGCTCCAGAGGGTCATGGGGCGCGACCAGCCGTTTTCGCCGAGCTCCTTGACCAGCAGTTCGGCCATGCGGGCCTGAGTCAGGTCCCAGCTCTGTGTCGCCAGAAATGCATCGGCTTCCTCCAGCCAGGAGGGATTCTCCGCGTTCAGCGTCAGAGCCTGTTCACACGCCGTGACAAAATGCGCCGGATCATTCGCGATGAAGACGCCGGTGAGATTCCCGTATTGCTGAACGACATCGGTGATGGGTGTGGAAACGATGGGCGTTCCTCCCGCCAGATACTCCGGCGTCTTGGTCGGCGAGATGAATCGGGTGGACTCGTTGAGCGCGAACGGCATCAGCGCGACCTGCCATCCGGCCAGGTAGGCGGGCAACGTGCCGTACGGCTTTGCTCCCAGATAGTGGATGTTGGAACGGCGGGGAAGTTCGTTGGCATCGATCTTCACCACGGGACCCACCATCACCAATGACCAGTCGGGGTGTGCATCGGCCAGATGTGCGAGCAAGGTCACGTCCATCCGCTCATCGATGACACCAAAGAACCCCAGCCGCGGCGCAGGAATGCCGGCCAGATCGTCGGGGAGTTCGTCCGGATGCCGGGCGCTCTTAAAGTGCGCCTGATCCACGCTGGATGGCATGAGGTGTACTGCGGGGTGACGATCCTTCTTGGCTTCATAGAGGCTGAATCCACCCGTGAACACCACATCGGCCAGCGCAAGCAACTGACGTTCCAATGGGATCAGTTCAGGTGACGCGAAGCGGAAATTCGCGAGTTCATCCATGCAGTCGTAGATCGTGGCCGCGGCGATGACATGCCTCGAGAATGGCAGCATGAGCGGAGTGTAGTACCATCGCACGAGAGGGCCTTTGCAGTCGGCGAGCAGAATGTCGAGCAGACTCCGGAGAACCTGCTGCTGCGTGACCGTCGGCATGTCACGCGGCACATGGGGCGTGACGATGGTGACACCGGTCGTTGCACAGTGTCGCGTTTCCAGTTTCGGCGCCGTGGTATGCTCTTCGAAGATCGGCTCCTCCCAGTAGATCACCCGATTGCTGCGTGCAAAGCGACTCATCAGATGCTGCGGTCGCTGGAACACGAAATCCCAGCGCAGATGGGAGAAGCAGATCAACGTGTATGCGGAGGTCATGTCATCGGATCGCGGCTGCGGACAGCTGTTCATTGCATCGTCACCCTGGTTGGAGATGCGCGTCACGGATCGGGCCGCACATGTGTGCGGTCGAGTCTCCTCTGGCATGGATGTGGCAAGAACGAGGCCGGACCGTTGATGCTGGAGGGGCTATGTCATTCATGCAGATCGATTGGCGCGCGCTCGTCGTGCCGACGGTCGGACTCGCCGAGCTGTTCATTCGCGGCAGTGTGATGTATCTCGGGATGCTGATCCTGATGCGTCTGCTGCGTCGTCAGAAGGGCGCGTTGAACACCGCCGACCTGCTGGTGCTGATCGTCATCGCAGATGCCGCGCAGAACGGTATGGCTTCGGAATACACATCACTCACGGAAGGCCTGTTTCTCGTGGGGACCATTTTTCTCTGTATGGTCTCGACATTCTGGCGTATCGATGGCCCCGGTTCCGGCGTGTGCTGCACGAGCCACCGCTCGCATTGATCACGAACGGCAGACTGCAGCACCACAACCTCCGCCGGGAGATGCTGACGAAGGAGGACGTGCTCGAGCAATTGCGCGAGCGGGGCATCGACGACATCCGTCGGGTGAAACAGTGTTGCCTGGAAGCCGACGGGCATTTCAGCGTGGTGACGTTCGACGGGGAGCCGGAGAGCGCTCCGGAGGTTGGATCCAGCCCGGTGCACTAGACCGGCCCGAGGGGATACCGGTGCAGCATGGCGGTGGCGCGGAGAGGACGGTTGGCTGCACCGGCAATAGGGGCTGCCGGTGGTCCATGGCTGGTGGCGTGCTCTGCGGGGTGATTTCTGTCGTCGTTGACGTCGAAACCGAAGCCGATGAGGCGCGGAGAGCGCGGCAGGCTCATGGTCGGCAAATGATATCTGGCTGACACCCTGACCTAATGTTTTTGACGATGCCCACGTGGGCGCATGCCGGGACTTTCGCCATTTCTGAAACCCAACGGTTGGGTTATATTCCGTGCCGACGATTCTTTCGCAGGGCGCATTTTGCATCCGGATTCTCAATCCGCCGCGCGAACACGGGCCGGCACATGTCCATGTACTCAGGGGGCAAGGGAAGGGAGCGACGGAGGTGCTGATCGATTTGGGAGAACCAGAGCGTGTCAGATGCTGCGACAGAACTGGAGAAGAATCCATGGCGACAGGTGACTCAGGGCGTGTTGACCCAGCAGCATTGACGGGCGGCGGCAGGCTGTCGGAGGCGGAGATCCTCGCGCAGATCCCGGCGGCGCGCGCGCGGGGGGTGGAGGCGAGCAGGCAAGGGCTCCGTGCGGTGTCAGCGCGTTACCGTGCCGCTCACGAAGTGCTGTACATCGAACTCACGAATGGTACCGTGATCGGTGTGCCCCTCTCCCTCGTACCTGCTCTTCGTCATGCGTCGAAAAAGGCCTTGGAAGAGGTCGAAGTGACACCTACTGGATCCGCTCTTCACTGGGAGCGTTTGGATGTCGATCTCAGTGTGCCCGCGTTGATTCGCGATGCGCTCGGCGCGGATGCTTTGCGAAGTCTCTTTGGCGCCGAGGGCGGTCGCGTGGTGAGCGAACGAAAGGCTGAGGCGGCGCGGCGCAACGGGGGCAGGGGTGGACGCCCTCCCCGGGGTGGATCCACAGGTAAAAAGCCGTCCACGCTCTGAGTCTGCAAAAACAAAAACCCGCCAACGAGCGAACTCGTTGACGGGCTTCCATTTCTCTCAGTCCGGGCGACTGGATTTGAACCAGCGACCTCCTGCTCCCGAAGCCGAAGCCGAAGCCGAAGCGCGGCGATGGCGACCGCGACAATCGCGACAGGTCAGAGGGGAAACCGCGACAACCGCGACACGGTCTTGGCGGGCATTCTGGGAAAGCATCTGGGAATGCCCGCGGGGCGTGGCGCGGGCCCCGTCCGATCGCCGGCGTGACGCCGAAGGCCCTGGACCCGTCTTGTGGAGTGTAGCACTGGGTGCTACAGTATAGGTATGGCCAGTGCCCCCGCCCGTCCCGCGTCTTCAAGACCGCCTGGTTCGCCAAGGCGGCCCGCAAGGCAACCATCGGGGACGACGAGCTGTGCCGCGCCGTGAAGCAGGCCCAGGCCGGACAGTGCGACGACCTCGGCGGCGGGGTGTACAAGAAACGGGTGAGCCGGAACCTCTACCGGAGTATCGTGCTGGCGAAGGGTGGCCGATACTGGGTGCTGACGTACCTGTTCGCAAAGAAGGACCGCGCCAACATCGATGCGGCGGAGCTTGCGACTTTCCGTGAGCTCGCCAAAGGGTACGAGAAGCTGACGGCCGCGCAGCTCAGCGAGCTGCTCACCTCCAAGGACCTCGAGGAGATCTGTCATGGCGACCAAGCCTAAGTACAAGAGCGACGCCTTCGAGGCGATCCATTCCGCCGCATCCGCGCTTCACCGGGTCGGCGCCATCGGCAAGACCACGATGCGTCAGTTCGACGAAGCGGCGCTGAGTGCCCCCGAGCCCCTCGCCCCAGCGCAGATCAAGAAGATCCGGGAGCAGGCCAAGGTGAGTCAGGCCGTGTTCGCACGCCGGCTCAACACGAGCGCCAGCACCGTGGAGAAATGGGAAACCGGAGCCAAGCGCCCGAGTGGGGTGGCGCTCAAGATGCTCGCGGTCGTGAGGAAGCACGGATTGGCGGTGCTGGACTAGCTGTAGACGCTAAGGAGGTTGTTCACAGGGATAGCCGTTGCAAGCTGAAGTTGTCGAGGCCATTACTCACAACCGCCAGAGCCCCTATGAACACCCGCAAAAATGCCCGGCTCACCGCTTGGGCGCGACAGGAGATCGTGACCCGCGTCGGGCGGGCGAGACGCAGGGCGAGATCGCCCGCCTCGACGCGGGTCACGCGAGAAACGGTGAACAAGTGGTACCGCCGCCTGTCGCAGGCCCCCGAGCCGGCGCGGGCAGCGCCAGGCCGTTTCTCGCGGCCGCACACCTCCCCGACGCGGCGGCGGCGTACCAAGCGGCGCCAGATTCGCAAAGCCCAGCAGAAACGCTGGAGCAGCCCGCGCATCGCGCAGCACTACGACATCCCGCTGTCGACGGTCACGACGGAGCTGCGACGGGTTGGCCTCAACGCGCTGGCGGCCTTGGAGCCGCCACGGCCGATCGTGCACGGCCGATCGTGCGCTACGAGCGCCCACGCCCGGGCGAGCTGGTGCACCTCGACATCAAGAAGCTCGGGAGGATCGGGCGCGTCGGGCATCGCATTCACGGGGATCGCCGTCCGCGCGTCCGTGGCATGGGGTGGGAGTTCCTGCACGTGGCCATCGACGATCACTCGCGTCTGACGTATGCCGAGGTCCTGCCCGATGAACAGGGCGAGACCACTCCCTACACTTTTACAACTTTGAACGACGGCACAGCGCGTTGAACTACCTGCTTCCAGCCTCGCGCCTGCCTGCTGCGCTGTGAACAACGTCCCTAGCAATTGCAGCTAGATACCGCTGATAGAGGGGATCGTCTTCTCTTGACATAGCAGGAAGCCCAGGGGACTGAAATTTCGAGCACGGGGCACGAGCGCCGCCGAATCCAGAATATGCAGCTGTTGGGGCAGTGGGTGAAGAAAACGCGGGACCCGTCCGCGACTGCCAAGTGTCATGTGTCGTCCCACTCCCTCCGACTATTGCCGCCTTCCAGATCTGTATTGGGCACGCCGATGCATCTCTGGGAGTTCCTAGGGAGTTCCTGAACAAGCAATGACACCCCGAAACAAAAACCCGCCAACCACCGAAGTGGTTGACGGGCTTCCATTTATCTCAGTCGGGGCGACTGGATTTGAACCAGCGACCTCCTGCTCCCGAAGCAGGCGCTCTACCGGGCTAAGCTACGCCCCGTGCGATTCCGGTTCCCATCTCCGCTCCCTCAACGCGCCTGGAAGGACTCGAACCTCCAACCTTCTGATCCGTAGTCAGATGCTCTATCCAATTGAGCTACAGGCGCAACGATCAACTGCGTCCGGAACCGCACCCCTCGCCTTTCGGTGAAGGACCAGCAACCTAGTGACTCCAGACAGCGGTCGCTACTACCCGACCACCACCCGATCCCCAGGGTCCTGCATGGGTCGTACAAGACTCGAACTTGTGACCTCCACGATGTCAACGTGGCGCTCTAACCAACTGAGCTAACGACCCTTCGACATCGGTCCCACAGAGCGGGAAACGGGACTCGAACCCGCGACCCCAACCTTGGCAAGGTTGTGCTCTACCAACTGAGCTATTCCCGCAACTCCTCCCGACTGGCCACCCGCGCCGGTCAAGGCCATCAACAGCCACTGCACGAGCTACCGCACGACACCCGGACACCCTTGCAGGCGCCCAACGTACCGTCCCGGGATGGAGGCGAGGGGAATCGAACCCCTGACCTCTTGAATGCCATTCAAGCGCTCTCCCAACTGAGCTACGCCCCCGGGCGCGACACCCTCGCAAACGGCAGCCCAGAGCAAAAAACCAGGGGCACCCGCCAGCGAGGGCGTCAGGAACGCGCAGTCTAGTCGGGTGTATGTCCGTCGTCAAGCAGAGTTGGCCGAATCACACTGGCGAAAGCCTCCACGTGGCGTATCTTGCATGGCTCCCCCCGCAGCGCCAGGGTTTCCCCGGCGCCGCGGCAACGCGCGCCATGGGATGCACGTTGCAGACTGGAGGGAATGACACCGGCGCTGACGCTCTGGCCGCCGATCGCTTCGTCCGTTCGCACGCACTCACGTTTCACCGTCAGGGATGCGCCTCGCACATCCCCTCAGGTCCCATAGAACTCCATGACTGAAGTCAAGCGGAAGCGCCGTCGCGCCACACCGGCTGGTATCGCTCCCTCCGAGCCGGAACGCGACATCCTCGACCAGTACCTGTACGAAGTCAGCACCTATCCGCTCCTCAAGGCCGCCGAGGAAATCGAGCTGGCCAAGAAGATCCGGGCGGGCGATCAGGACGCGCTCCAGGAGCTGGTCAAGCGTAATCTCCGCTTCGTCATCTCCGTGGCCAAGAAGTACCAGAACCGCGGCCTCCCCCTCATCGACCTGATCGGGGAAGGCAACGTCGGTCTGCTCACGGCCGCCCGGAAGTTCGATCCCGACCAGGGCGTGAAGTTCATCTCCTACGCCGTGTGGTGGATCCGCCAGGCCATCCTGTCGTCGCTGGCCCGCCAGGGACGCACGGTGCGTGTGCCGCTCAACCGCACCGCCGACCTGTCGCGCATCATCAAGGCCTCCGAAATCCTTCGGCAGAAGCTCCGCCGCGAGCCGTCGCCCGAAGAACTCGCACAGGTCACCGGTCTCTCCGTCGACGTGGTCCAGTCGCTCGCCGCCCTCAACACCGGCGACGTGCGCCTCGATGCGCCCATGGATCCCGATGGCGACCGCTCGCTCATCGAGCGCTTCGTGGCCGACGAGATGCCCGACACCGAGGAGGAAGCCATGAACCGCTTCCTCACCGACGAGATCGAGCAGGCGCTGTCCACACTGCCCCCCCGCGACGCCAAGGTCCTGCGCCTCTACTTCGGTCTCGAAGGCGGCCGCGAACACACCCTCGAAGAGATCGGCTCCATGCTCGGCGTGACCCGCGAGCGCGTCCGGCAGCTGCGCGACCGGGCGCTCAAGCGGTTGCGCGAGGGCGACGTGGGACGCGCACTGTCGAGTTTCGCGGCCTGAGATCTTCCCGGCCTGAGCCGGACCCCGCCCGACCGGCGGGGCTCCTCGCGGGCTGAGAGCTCCACGACAGGAAGCAGGAGGGAGTTGGCCAGAGCGACGAAGCACGTCAGACCACACACCGTCTGACATCCTCCGTCCCCCTGACCAGCTCCCTCCTGCTTTCTATCATGGTCTGACATGGTCTGACCTCTCACCTCTGATCTCCGATGGAAGTAGATTTGTGATTCCATGATCGAGTTCAAGGACGTTCACAAAGCCTTCGGCCCCAAGCAGGTGCTCCGCGGTTTTTCCCTCCAGGTCAGGGAAGGCGAAACCATGGTCATCATCGGCTATTCCGGGACCGGCAAGTCCGTCGCCATCAAGCACATCGTCGGCCTCCTCGAACCCGACGCCGGCGAGGTCTGGGTCGATGGCAAGCGCGTCGACACCCTCTCGCGCAAAGACCTGTACGCCCTGCGCGGCAACATCGGCTACGTCTTCCAGTTCGCCGCCCTCTTCGACTCCATGACCATCGGCGAGAACGTCGCCATGGGGCTCCGCAAGCAGGGCACGCTCTCCGAACAGGAGATCGCGGCCCGCGTGACCGAAGCGCTCGAACTGGTCGATCTCCCCGACGTGCAGAACCGCATGCCGGCCGAACTCTCGGGCGGCATGCGCAAGCGGGTGGGCATCGCGCGCGCCATCGCGCTGCGGCCCAAGTACATCCTCTACGACGAACCCACCACCGGTCTCGATCCCGTCACGTCGGCCAC
The window above is part of the Gemmatimonas aurantiaca genome. Proteins encoded here:
- a CDS encoding cytochrome b N-terminal domain-containing protein is translated as MASERKDGPAGGDSALDKAQEWLDQRTGYKGLLHEVLFENVPGGARWRYVWGSTLSFFFVVQVITGTFLWMSYSPSTQSAWESVYFIQHQMWGGWFLRGIHHFVAQAMTVLLVLHLMQVIIDGAYKAPREVNYWFGVVLLLLILALSLTGYLLPWDQNGYWSTAVSTNIVGLSPGIGAPLQTVVVGGANYGHQTLSRFLALHAGVIPGVIILFIVGHVYLFRRHGITPKQPLKGPDEGFWPEQILKDVVACLAVLLVVLFFVVREHGAPLGAPADPSEQFSAARPEWYFLFLFQLLKYFPGEAEVIGAIVLPTLCLLALAAMPIIGKWRLGHRFNLGFMGVMLAGVALLTWQAVAADRNDVEYQVAKAGAKRDAARAVELANAGVPITGALTLMRDDPYTQGPRIFSRNCASCHRFDGHDGLGNPLPKDSISASDLKGFGSREWVRGFLNADTILTARYWGGTTHAEGDMAMWLADHIPEDEDEVAMRENVVLALSYQARLNSQAALDVRDSSRIASGIAFMRNTSSGCAECHKFQDVGTDSPELTDWGSRDWTIAFVHDPAHQRFFGRDNDRMPSFGTEKSLTPREIEMVVDWLRGEWNTPKTGKATTGN
- a CDS encoding Rieske 2Fe-2S domain-containing protein, yielding MTENHQAPDRRNFVTKAAAIVVGGLISVVAPVAGLLTFLDPLRRKSDTRGMVRVASLASLPENGEPRKFPVLDTLVDAWNKTENVPVGSVYVQKTGENTVRVLNSVCPHLGCSVGYRASTQGYFCPCHKSAFAVDGSIADPKSPSPRAMDELTAEVRDGEVWVKFQNFRKGSPDKIPV
- a CDS encoding cytochrome b562, which translates into the protein MQLRVRQLGALCVLALALTQAAFRFQDDEKTPLGKKMSAINTAFKAVGRQIEDPAQNASTLKQLDIIEKNAKESLTLEPEKKGQIPAAQQAKFVADYKAGMQTFIETVGKLRTAVKAGNNAEAVKIIDSMKDQQRESHKEFRIRKAGAPPGL
- the glf gene encoding UDP-galactopyranose mutase yields the protein MSRFARSNRVIYWEEPIFEEHTTAPKLETRHCATTGVTIVTPHVPRDMPTVTQQQVLRSLLDILLADCKGPLVRWYYTPLMLPFSRHVIAAATIYDCMDELANFRFASPELIPLERQLLALADVVFTGGFSLYEAKKDRHPAVHLMPSSVDQAHFKSARHPDELPDDLAGIPAPRLGFFGVIDERMDVTLLAHLADAHPDWSLVMVGPVVKIDANELPRRSNIHYLGAKPYGTLPAYLAGWQVALMPFALNESTRFISPTKTPEYLAGGTPIVSTPITDVVQQYGNLTGVFIANDPAHFVTACEQALTLNAENPSWLEEADAFLATQSWDLTQARMAELLVKELGENGWSRPMTLWSDRYDYVVVGAGFAGAVLAERLASQHGAHVLVIDRREHVAGNAYDRRDEAGILIHQYGPHIFHTNSDDIVTYLSQFTAWRAYEHRVLASVRDTLVPFPINRTTLNRLYDLALDSDAEAAAWFSAQARCDGPIENAEDMVIAAVGRELYELFYQGYTRKQWGVDPSRLDKAVTARIPTRTDCDDRYFTDKHQLMPANGYTALFNAMLDHPHIDLALGVEWADVKELVSASHVIFTGPIDEYFDHRFGRLPYRSLRFDHQTLHCGTFQPVGVVNYPDPAVPYTRITEYKHLTGQRSHRTSITYEFPSDSGEPYYPMPTAAAQACYRRYRELAEHTPDVTFVGRLATYRYYNMDQVIGQALATFKRMGIRQGIRIPEDIRRSIAI
- a CDS encoding YetF domain-containing protein, with product MLHEPPLALITNGRLQHHNLRREMLTKEDVLEQLRERGIDDIRRVKQCCLEADGHFSVVTFDGEPESAPEVGSSPVH
- a CDS encoding DUF2442 domain-containing protein → MPTILSQGAFCIRILNPPREHGPAHVHVLRGQGKGATEVLIDLGEPERVRCCDRTGEESMATGDSGRVDPAALTGGGRLSEAEILAQIPAARARGVEASRQGLRAVSARYRAAHEVLYIELTNGTVIGVPLSLVPALRHASKKALEEVEVTPTGSALHWERLDVDLSVPALIRDALGADALRSLFGAEGGRVVSERKAEAARRNGGRGGRPPRGGSTGKKPSTL
- a CDS encoding type II toxin-antitoxin system RelE/ParE family toxin; translated protein: MLQYRYGQCPRPSRVFKTAWFAKAARKATIGDDELCRAVKQAQAGQCDDLGGGVYKKRVSRNLYRSIVLAKGGRYWVLTYLFAKKDRANIDAAELATFRELAKGYEKLTAAQLSELLTSKDLEEICHGDQA
- a CDS encoding DNA-binding transcriptional regulator gives rise to the protein MATKPKYKSDAFEAIHSAASALHRVGAIGKTTMRQFDEAALSAPEPLAPAQIKKIREQAKVSQAVFARRLNTSASTVEKWETGAKRPSGVALKMLAVVRKHGLAVLD
- a CDS encoding RNA polymerase sigma factor RpoD/SigA, whose product is MTEVKRKRRRATPAGIAPSEPERDILDQYLYEVSTYPLLKAAEEIELAKKIRAGDQDALQELVKRNLRFVISVAKKYQNRGLPLIDLIGEGNVGLLTAARKFDPDQGVKFISYAVWWIRQAILSSLARQGRTVRVPLNRTADLSRIIKASEILRQKLRREPSPEELAQVTGLSVDVVQSLAALNTGDVRLDAPMDPDGDRSLIERFVADEMPDTEEEAMNRFLTDEIEQALSTLPPRDAKVLRLYFGLEGGREHTLEEIGSMLGVTRERVRQLRDRALKRLREGDVGRALSSFAA